One part of the Phycisphaeraceae bacterium genome encodes these proteins:
- a CDS encoding class I SAM-dependent methyltransferase: MTTQVKTQSGSAIEMKPKRKSSKKQSVADRVDKHVCYELSVQDPEPELEFIENTFEELKGRKLKHLREDFCGTGNTSCAWVAKGRGRTAIGLDIDQPTLDWGVANNLSKLSEKHQERVKLVNCDVLEPTDDACGADAVVAHNFSYWLFKDRKTLCAYFAKVRETLADDGVLFLDCYGGWESHDVLEEPKDVEVPKSMVALFGGDTFEYIWDQDEIDPVRNNMKCYIHFKFLDGSEMRKAFSYDWRMWSIPEIRELLAEAGFKKSTVYWEGVEECACGKDDCDCECEGDGIFEPVEEAETCQSWICYLTAEK; encoded by the coding sequence ATGACCACACAGGTAAAGACACAGTCGGGATCAGCAATCGAGATGAAGCCGAAGAGGAAATCGAGCAAGAAGCAGAGTGTTGCGGATCGGGTCGACAAGCACGTGTGCTACGAGCTTTCGGTGCAGGATCCCGAGCCCGAACTGGAGTTTATTGAGAACACGTTCGAGGAACTCAAGGGCAGGAAGCTGAAGCATCTGCGCGAGGACTTTTGCGGAACGGGAAATACGAGTTGCGCGTGGGTCGCCAAGGGGAGAGGGCGGACCGCCATCGGGCTTGATATTGATCAACCCACACTTGACTGGGGAGTTGCAAACAACCTCTCGAAGTTGAGCGAGAAGCATCAGGAACGTGTCAAACTCGTGAACTGCGATGTGCTGGAACCGACCGATGATGCGTGCGGCGCGGATGCTGTTGTGGCGCATAACTTCAGCTACTGGTTGTTCAAGGATCGAAAGACATTATGTGCGTACTTTGCAAAGGTGCGCGAAACACTTGCCGACGACGGAGTTCTTTTTCTTGACTGCTATGGCGGTTGGGAATCTCACGATGTGCTGGAAGAACCGAAGGATGTGGAAGTTCCCAAGAGTATGGTTGCGCTCTTTGGTGGTGACACCTTCGAATACATCTGGGATCAGGATGAGATCGATCCGGTGCGGAACAACATGAAATGCTACATCCACTTCAAGTTTCTCGATGGATCGGAGATGCGTAAAGCCTTTTCGTATGACTGGCGCATGTGGTCGATTCCTGAGATTCGTGAGTTGCTTGCAGAGGCTGGCTTTAAGAAGTCCACTGTCTACTGGGAAGGTGTCGAGGAGTGCGCCTGCGGCAAGGACGATTGCGATTGCGAATGTGAGGGTGACGGCATCTTTGAGCCTGTCGAAGAGGCCGAGACGTGCCAGTCATGGATCTGCTATCTCACTGCTGAAAAGTAA
- a CDS encoding alpha/beta hydrolase encodes MLGLGVLLLLGLLLLWIAAVCMVAHGLRHPPRKTYAWAVSRQSPGSPADIVPQPTAWEEWEFTHTLPNTRRSHVFKVWDIAGNKPDGTTVIITPGWSDSKWVALSRVPALLPECSRILLWDPPGLGDTSGACVLGAREYQHLVELVSQTTRPEDRVMLFGWSMGAGISIATAAALCTGNSSRVAGVIAEAPYIHPQTPAINVLNRRELPGSILVPGAIPLAGFQGGTGVRWPGFSRVELARQITCPLLVLHGTKDEICPLSDGKAIADAASHGQLITIPDGRHMDLWTHPDHLNACSEAVSAFLRSLDHNKGKPHA; translated from the coding sequence ATGCTCGGACTTGGTGTGCTCCTGCTGCTGGGATTGCTGTTGCTTTGGATCGCAGCAGTGTGTATGGTTGCGCACGGTCTGCGTCATCCTCCCAGAAAAACCTACGCTTGGGCTGTTTCCAGACAATCTCCCGGCTCGCCAGCCGATATTGTGCCGCAACCAACCGCGTGGGAGGAATGGGAGTTCACACACACACTTCCAAACACCCGCAGATCGCATGTCTTCAAAGTCTGGGATATCGCTGGCAACAAGCCCGACGGCACAACAGTGATCATCACACCGGGATGGTCAGATTCCAAATGGGTTGCATTGTCACGTGTGCCAGCGCTTCTCCCCGAGTGCTCACGCATCCTGCTCTGGGACCCACCTGGACTCGGCGATACCTCCGGAGCGTGCGTCCTCGGCGCTCGCGAATATCAGCATCTCGTCGAACTTGTCTCACAAACAACGCGTCCTGAAGATCGCGTGATGCTCTTTGGCTGGTCGATGGGGGCTGGAATCAGTATCGCGACAGCTGCCGCACTCTGCACCGGAAACTCGTCGCGCGTCGCCGGTGTCATTGCTGAAGCGCCGTACATTCACCCACAAACACCAGCCATCAATGTTCTCAACCGCCGTGAGCTCCCCGGCAGCATATTGGTGCCTGGAGCAATCCCACTCGCCGGATTTCAGGGGGGCACAGGGGTCCGCTGGCCAGGATTCAGTCGTGTCGAACTCGCTCGACAAATCACCTGCCCTTTGCTGGTTCTTCACGGTACAAAGGACGAGATCTGCCCGCTCAGTGACGGCAAAGCAATCGCGGATGCTGCATCGCACGGGCAACTCATCACCATACCCGATGGGAGGCATATGGATCTATGGACTCATCCTGACCATCTGAATGCGTGCAGTGAAGCAGTCTCCGCGTTTCTACGATCACTTGATCACAACAAAGGGAAACCACATGCCTGA
- the deoC gene encoding deoxyribose-phosphate aldolase, with the protein MPDIDSIHHLISVLDLTTLNAIDTETDVRALCQRAATPSLEHKAPPVAAVCVFPNFVPAAKETLAGSMVRVACVASMFPHGQSPLSVRLAEVEWAVANGADEIDIVINRGLARSGDLITIAREVREMASRCAHADSEATIKVILETCELNSLDLVCSVSEHVLSALHLANCHGAFLKTSTGKGAAGAELDSARVMLEAIRDHTKATGHVVGFKAAGGVRTKKDAATYLDLVRDVLGNEATTPARFRLGASSLLNDLCTHLSLQ; encoded by the coding sequence ATGCCTGACATCGACTCAATCCACCACCTCATCAGCGTGCTTGATCTGACAACCCTCAACGCAATCGACACAGAGACCGATGTGCGTGCATTATGCCAGCGCGCCGCAACACCATCACTAGAGCACAAAGCTCCACCGGTAGCTGCTGTATGCGTGTTTCCCAACTTCGTCCCCGCAGCAAAGGAAACACTCGCTGGTTCTATGGTTCGAGTCGCCTGCGTCGCATCCATGTTTCCTCACGGACAATCTCCCCTTTCGGTGCGACTCGCCGAGGTCGAGTGGGCAGTTGCGAACGGTGCTGACGAGATCGATATTGTTATCAATCGCGGACTGGCACGCTCGGGTGATCTCATTACTATCGCAAGGGAAGTTCGAGAGATGGCTTCGCGATGTGCGCACGCAGATTCCGAAGCAACAATCAAAGTCATTCTGGAGACGTGCGAACTCAACTCGCTCGATCTTGTATGCAGCGTGTCTGAACACGTCCTCAGCGCGCTGCACCTGGCAAACTGTCACGGCGCATTTCTGAAGACCAGTACGGGAAAAGGAGCCGCTGGCGCAGAACTCGACTCGGCTCGCGTGATGCTCGAAGCAATCAGGGATCACACAAAGGCGACCGGTCATGTCGTCGGCTTCAAAGCTGCTGGTGGTGTTCGCACCAAAAAGGACGCAGCGACATACCTTGATCTGGTTCGCGACGTGCTCGGCAACGAGGCAACCACGCCAGCACGATTCCGCTTAGGTGCATCATCACTGCTCAACGATCTTTGTACACACCTGTCACTACAATAA